From one Caldithrix abyssi DSM 13497 genomic stretch:
- a CDS encoding helicase-related protein — MKDLYAFYAVVGYFRSSGYFALQPYLKDIKEIKILVGINVDQMFAEAQRKGLLYFGDDDKTKHEFLNWFIQDIKEAKYSEEVEEGILKFVNDLIEGRIEVRAHNSKSLHAKFYLFLPENHSEHSDGWIIMGSSNLTEAGLGIKKTPNYELNVALKDFDDVDFGKNEFFELWKNSTPILPADIQKFKQKTHIGQKFTPLELYLKLLIEYFGKHIDYDPDTVGDLPKNYKKLSYQIDAVNQGFQMLLEHNGFFLADVVGLGKTVVAAMIAKRFLIANGSLNTKILVVYPPALEKNWKTTFRYFGIDRHTKFITNGRLDKLIDGKDLNYWPKEDYDLVLVDEAHRYRNHTSQMFANLQRICKAPRNGEGLIPGTKKKVILISATPLNNRPQDLYYQLLLFQDARRSTLAVTNLQNFFGPIIREYREIIRQDEPDIQRIRELYTIIREKLIAQITVRRTRKDLQNYPKYIEDMKQQGIIFPEIAPPRPKLYQMDTKLSKLFYHTIFYLTDDDKINFLRYQAIRFLNEDLREMYYDQAVLVSKSLAGIIKTLMVKRLESSFHAFRISLNNLTKATKRMIDMFDNGKIFIAPDLNVNDLMEKGVSLEDIEQMIIEISVENPRNNIFSPEDFNPEFLDGLKKDYELLQELVSEWEKVKHDPKLETFFQVLEEELLQPEINPSGKLVIFTESTDTANYLAEKIEEKLNIKVLNISSENRRRLFEIIQQNFDANYPGDFKDDYKILISTDVLAEGINLHRANVIVNYDTPWNATRLMQRIGRVNRIGSTAGIIYNYNFYPSQQGDEEINLYNNALVKLQGFHTAFGEDAQIFTHEELVEQFELFKEGLPDDEDKRLKYLRFIREFKYSNPKEFKRIKQFPLKARTARKNKQAKREEVKNATVVFLKSPYKMEFYLINDDSIENLTFLEAAEIFEALSGEPGFELPKVHYDHVQKALDTFEKDFFSSSSEKVTTSEKADVISAQAKKFLRYMKSISKNENVKTICQNLIELIDKGTYTPLPNEIRKIRQKLDKRQLTYAQADNLLLLIAKKYDAFEINDSDEQNLQELDLNISPEIVITETFIP; from the coding sequence ATGAAAGACCTCTATGCATTCTATGCAGTGGTAGGTTACTTTCGTTCATCCGGTTATTTTGCGTTACAACCTTATTTAAAAGATATAAAAGAAATTAAAATACTAGTTGGCATTAACGTTGACCAAATGTTTGCAGAAGCACAACGCAAAGGCTTGCTTTATTTTGGCGACGATGATAAAACCAAACATGAATTTTTGAACTGGTTTATTCAGGATATCAAAGAAGCCAAATATTCCGAAGAAGTTGAAGAAGGTATTTTAAAATTTGTTAATGATTTAATTGAAGGTAGGATTGAAGTTAGGGCACACAACTCTAAATCGCTTCATGCTAAGTTTTATCTCTTCCTTCCGGAAAATCATTCCGAGCATTCTGACGGATGGATTATAATGGGCTCATCAAATCTTACCGAAGCGGGACTCGGCATAAAGAAGACGCCTAATTATGAACTTAATGTTGCCTTAAAAGATTTTGATGATGTTGATTTTGGAAAAAATGAATTTTTTGAGCTCTGGAAGAATTCAACGCCTATCCTTCCAGCCGATATTCAGAAGTTTAAACAAAAAACGCATATCGGACAAAAGTTTACGCCATTAGAATTATACCTAAAATTACTCATTGAGTATTTCGGTAAACATATTGATTATGACCCCGATACTGTCGGCGATCTTCCTAAAAATTATAAAAAGCTCAGTTACCAGATTGACGCTGTCAACCAGGGATTTCAGATGCTTCTTGAACACAACGGCTTCTTCTTAGCCGATGTAGTTGGTCTGGGGAAAACGGTTGTTGCGGCTATGATTGCCAAAAGATTTCTTATAGCAAACGGCTCTTTAAATACAAAAATACTTGTAGTTTATCCCCCCGCATTAGAAAAAAACTGGAAAACGACTTTTCGCTATTTTGGCATTGATCGTCATACAAAGTTTATCACCAATGGCCGATTAGATAAATTGATAGATGGAAAAGACCTTAATTATTGGCCAAAAGAAGATTACGATCTGGTTTTGGTTGATGAAGCCCACCGTTACCGAAACCACACATCTCAAATGTTCGCAAATTTGCAACGAATTTGTAAAGCGCCACGCAATGGCGAAGGTCTTATCCCGGGCACTAAGAAAAAGGTAATTCTGATTTCCGCTACACCATTAAATAACCGCCCGCAAGATTTGTATTATCAACTATTGTTGTTTCAGGACGCGCGCAGAAGCACTTTGGCTGTAACAAATTTGCAAAACTTTTTTGGCCCGATTATTAGAGAGTATCGGGAAATTATCAGGCAAGATGAACCCGATATTCAAAGAATACGTGAATTATACACAATTATCCGTGAAAAACTCATCGCGCAAATTACGGTTCGAAGAACTCGAAAAGATTTGCAAAACTACCCGAAATATATTGAAGATATGAAGCAGCAAGGGATTATTTTCCCCGAAATAGCGCCACCCCGACCAAAGCTGTATCAAATGGATACAAAACTGAGTAAACTGTTTTATCATACTATTTTCTATTTAACGGATGATGATAAAATCAACTTTTTGCGTTATCAGGCCATCCGCTTTCTAAATGAAGATTTAAGAGAAATGTATTATGATCAAGCCGTATTGGTGTCTAAATCATTGGCCGGGATTATTAAAACGCTTATGGTTAAACGGCTTGAAAGCAGCTTCCATGCTTTTCGCATCTCTTTGAATAATTTAACCAAAGCAACTAAACGCATGATTGATATGTTCGATAATGGTAAAATCTTCATTGCACCGGATTTAAATGTAAATGATTTAATGGAAAAAGGTGTTAGCCTTGAAGATATCGAACAAATGATTATCGAAATAAGCGTCGAAAATCCGCGAAATAATATTTTTTCACCTGAAGATTTTAATCCTGAATTTTTGGATGGCCTGAAAAAAGATTATGAATTATTACAAGAACTCGTATCCGAATGGGAAAAGGTTAAACACGACCCTAAATTAGAGACCTTTTTTCAGGTTCTGGAAGAAGAACTGTTGCAACCGGAAATAAATCCTTCCGGCAAGTTGGTTATTTTTACCGAAAGTACGGATACCGCCAATTATCTGGCAGAAAAAATTGAAGAAAAGCTAAACATCAAAGTTTTAAATATATCATCAGAAAATCGTAGAAGACTGTTTGAAATCATTCAGCAAAACTTTGACGCCAATTATCCCGGTGACTTTAAGGATGATTACAAAATTCTCATCTCAACCGATGTTTTGGCGGAAGGAATAAATTTACACCGGGCAAATGTAATCGTTAATTACGATACGCCCTGGAATGCCACCCGCCTGATGCAACGTATCGGACGCGTTAACCGTATCGGCAGTACGGCCGGTATTATTTATAATTATAATTTCTATCCGTCGCAGCAAGGCGATGAAGAAATTAATTTATACAATAACGCCTTGGTCAAACTTCAGGGCTTTCATACCGCCTTTGGCGAAGACGCCCAAATTTTTACCCATGAAGAACTGGTTGAACAATTTGAACTTTTCAAAGAAGGCTTGCCGGATGACGAAGACAAGAGGCTGAAATACTTGCGTTTCATCCGCGAATTCAAGTATTCTAATCCCAAAGAGTTTAAGCGCATCAAACAATTCCCTTTAAAAGCCCGCACGGCCCGCAAGAATAAACAGGCTAAAAGAGAAGAAGTTAAAAATGCAACGGTAGTTTTCTTAAAATCACCTTACAAAATGGAGTTTTATTTAATCAATGATGATTCCATTGAAAACTTAACCTTTTTGGAAGCCGCTGAAATTTTTGAAGCTCTTTCGGGCGAACCGGGATTTGAATTGCCTAAAGTACATTATGATCATGTACAGAAAGCATTGGATACTTTTGAAAAAGATTTTTTTAGTTCAAGTTCTGAAAAAGTAACCACCAGTGAAAAAGCGGATGTTATCTCTGCGCAGGCTAAAAAATTTCTACGCTACATGAAAAGTATAAGCAAAAATGAAAATGTAAAAACGATTTGTCAAAATCTCATTGAGCTTATCGATAAAGGCACCTATACTCCTTTACCGAATGAAATTCGGAAAATACGCCAGAAACTGGACAAACGGCAATTAACTTATGCTCAGGCAGATAATCTTTTGCTGTTAATAGCAAAAAAATATGATGCGTTTGAAATCAATGATTCAGACGAACAAAATCTGCAAGAATTGGATTTAAATATTTCACCGGAAATCGTAATTACGGAAACATTTATACCATGA
- the yedF gene encoding sulfurtransferase-like selenium metabolism protein YedF, whose protein sequence is MIFLYLNSDKMGDGDPELGKKLLKSFLSELLASNTKIDFVGCVNSGINLTIEGSDVLEIFKEFEKRGTKIATCGTCLKHYGKTEKLLIGQIGTMKMTVEIMTKADKVIRVN, encoded by the coding sequence ATGATTTTTTTGTACCTTAATTCGGATAAAATGGGCGACGGTGATCCTGAACTGGGCAAAAAATTACTGAAGTCATTTTTAAGTGAGCTATTAGCTTCAAACACCAAAATAGATTTTGTAGGATGTGTAAATTCTGGGATAAACTTAACGATAGAAGGTAGTGATGTACTGGAGATTTTTAAAGAATTTGAAAAGAGAGGAACAAAAATAGCTACCTGCGGGACATGTTTAAAACATTACGGAAAGACAGAAAAGCTTTTGATCGGTCAGATTGGCACGATGAAAATGACTGTAGAAATAATGACGAAAGCGGACAAGGTAATCAGGGTAAATTAA
- a CDS encoding lamin tail domain-containing protein has protein sequence MKLRFNGLLLLLLLSIAGLFAQESIFPSLTGQELIDSLRFYYKPATVLSYDEARDVMFSEIDNYNDSVSCVYSSYTIYIDPTQDPSTDAYTKGMNTEHTWPQSYGTDTGNANSDLHHLFPCREQVNSSRSNDPFKDIPDQDTDKWWRKDYYLTVIPDAYIDEYSEKDYDGWFEPREDHKGNAARAIFYIYTMYKEQLDTSFFELQKYTLRRWHNIDTVDARERERNERIAPYQDNKKNPFILDSTLVRRAYFEESSDTTGGGGGGSTAQPGDIVITEIMQNPDAVYDSNGEWFEIYNASDQAIDLNGWTIKDMDSDIHTIGQSVVIQPGEYLVLGRNADINTNGGVDVAYQYSGIDLANSADEIVLIAADGTTEIDRVEYDGGPNWPDPTGASMYFSGEMNQDNNDPSLWSVSQLPWDGSAGDLGSPGSGNTVSGLTSDVQTPDQWQVKIFPNPFNPSTQIKFDLPQAGEVTIEIFDIHGKKVRTLIRNRHLNAMSWSFTWDGLNDFGRQAASGIYFVQIRTWEQVLTKRALLLR, from the coding sequence ATGAAACTGAGATTTAACGGACTTTTACTGCTGCTTTTGCTGAGCATTGCCGGCTTATTTGCCCAGGAAAGTATTTTCCCCAGCCTCACCGGTCAGGAATTAATTGACAGCCTGCGCTTTTATTACAAACCGGCAACCGTTTTAAGCTATGATGAAGCCAGGGATGTCATGTTTTCAGAGATTGACAATTACAACGATAGCGTAAGCTGCGTGTACTCAAGCTACACCATTTACATCGACCCCACGCAGGATCCCAGCACCGACGCCTACACCAAGGGCATGAATACCGAACACACCTGGCCGCAAAGCTATGGAACAGATACGGGAAACGCCAACAGTGATTTACACCATCTCTTCCCCTGCCGGGAACAGGTAAACTCTTCCCGCAGCAACGATCCTTTTAAAGATATTCCCGATCAGGACACCGACAAATGGTGGCGCAAAGATTATTATTTAACCGTCATCCCGGATGCCTACATTGACGAATACAGCGAGAAAGATTACGACGGTTGGTTTGAACCGCGCGAAGACCACAAGGGAAACGCCGCCCGGGCCATCTTTTACATCTACACCATGTACAAGGAACAATTAGACACCAGTTTTTTTGAACTTCAGAAATATACCTTACGACGTTGGCACAATATCGACACGGTTGACGCCCGTGAACGGGAGCGTAACGAAAGAATTGCGCCCTATCAGGACAATAAGAAGAATCCTTTTATTCTGGATTCCACCCTGGTGCGCCGCGCCTATTTTGAAGAATCCTCTGATACCACCGGCGGTGGCGGAGGCGGCAGTACGGCCCAGCCTGGCGATATCGTTATTACCGAAATCATGCAAAATCCCGACGCCGTTTATGATTCCAATGGCGAATGGTTCGAAATTTACAACGCCAGCGATCAGGCCATCGATTTAAACGGCTGGACGATCAAAGACATGGATTCCGATATTCACACCATCGGCCAGAGCGTGGTTATTCAACCGGGAGAATACCTGGTTCTGGGACGCAATGCAGATATCAATACCAATGGCGGCGTTGATGTGGCCTATCAATATTCCGGCATTGACCTGGCCAACAGCGCGGACGAAATCGTCCTGATTGCCGCCGATGGAACCACCGAAATCGATCGTGTGGAATACGACGGCGGCCCCAACTGGCCCGATCCCACCGGCGCTTCCATGTATTTTTCCGGCGAAATGAATCAGGACAACAATGATCCTTCTCTGTGGAGCGTTTCGCAACTTCCGTGGGATGGCTCGGCCGGAGACCTGGGCTCGCCCGGCTCCGGAAATACGGTTTCCGGATTAACTTCCGATGTGCAAACGCCCGACCAATGGCAGGTCAAAATTTTCCCCAATCCCTTTAATCCGTCCACACAGATCAAATTCGATTTACCGCAGGCAGGGGAAGTGACCATCGAAATTTTTGATATTCATGGTAAAAAGGTACGAACTTTGATTCGTAATCGCCACCTGAACGCCATGAGCTGGTCTTTTACCTGGGACGGCTTAAACGATTTCGGCAGGCAGGCGGCTTCTGGCATCTATTTTGTTCAAATACGGACATGGGAACAGGTTTTAACGAAACGGGCTTTACTTTTGCGTTGA
- a CDS encoding IS4 family transposase, with product MQIYGKIFSEPILKRINAIIARQPQISRRKLSREVCELMDWKSPNGKFQEMSCRKALLELDRRGLIKLPERKKSYAFEKKKKRKLDVPIASIEGHLSVLGEIVIEPIKSRYSKDSRAWFQLIENFHYLKSAKLCGAQIRYIVKSEKYGYIGALGFSSATYKLRARDAYIGWSEKARRENIQYVISNDRFLIVPTVKVKNLASFLLSKALQRIGTDWESRYGYRPVLVESYVDSSVFKGIGYLASNWLYVGNTSGRRDGIAKKVFLYPLQRNWRKILCQESADGLGQGRLIKDSSNWAEREFGSIRLYDNRLKQRLYAIADDFYNKPQANIPEACGGKARTMGAYRFFQNEKVTMDIILDAHTEATIDRIKEHKVVLAPQDTTILDYSTHPMTKDLGPTSHIDHQSIGLILHDTLAFSEDGTPLGVLDAQVWARDPKDRGKTRRRKELPIEQKESMKWLRSYRRVNEIAKLCPETLIVSVGDREADIYELFHEAQRKDSKAGLLVRVGKRRNRKVAGIDLWDYMSSQEERGQFQIHVPRRGNIRAREAKMSLRYSSIDLEPPKRFSSSKPIKVWAVYIREVDPPADIKSPIEWMLLTTVSVENFTDAYQRVQWYTRRWGIEIYHRTLKSGCRIKDRQLGSADRLETALAVDMVVAWRIYHMTMLGREIPDSPASVFFKEEEWKALYCYVHKTPIAPEEPMSLREAIRMVGQIGGHLGRKSDGEPGTVTLWRGIQRLDTATEMYIIFTSSRDGP from the coding sequence ATGCAAATATATGGGAAAATTTTTAGCGAACCAATATTAAAACGTATTAATGCGATCATTGCCCGGCAGCCGCAGATATCTCGTAGGAAATTATCACGAGAGGTATGCGAACTGATGGACTGGAAATCTCCCAATGGGAAATTCCAGGAGATGAGCTGCCGTAAAGCCTTATTAGAGCTGGATCGGCGCGGTTTAATCAAATTACCAGAACGAAAAAAAAGCTATGCTTTTGAAAAAAAGAAAAAGCGTAAGCTTGATGTTCCAATCGCCTCCATTGAAGGCCATTTATCGGTTTTAGGCGAAATTGTAATCGAGCCGATCAAAAGCCGCTACAGCAAGGATTCGCGCGCATGGTTTCAGTTAATAGAGAATTTCCATTACCTTAAAAGCGCAAAACTTTGTGGCGCTCAGATTCGCTATATTGTAAAAAGCGAGAAGTATGGCTATATTGGCGCTTTAGGCTTTAGTTCAGCGACTTATAAATTACGAGCCAGGGATGCCTATATTGGCTGGAGCGAAAAGGCGCGAAGGGAGAATATCCAGTATGTGATCAGTAATGATCGTTTTTTGATCGTACCTACGGTTAAGGTCAAGAATCTGGCTTCATTTCTGTTGAGTAAAGCCTTGCAGCGTATTGGAACCGATTGGGAGAGTCGTTATGGTTATCGCCCGGTTTTGGTGGAAAGTTATGTGGATTCTAGTGTTTTCAAAGGCATCGGTTACCTGGCTTCCAACTGGCTTTATGTAGGAAATACCAGCGGTCGTCGTGACGGTATCGCCAAAAAGGTATTTCTTTATCCATTGCAAAGGAACTGGCGAAAGATTTTGTGTCAGGAGAGTGCGGACGGTTTAGGCCAAGGACGATTAATCAAAGACTCATCGAATTGGGCGGAGCGGGAATTTGGCAGCATTCGCTTATATGACAATCGTCTCAAACAGCGTTTGTACGCCATAGCGGATGACTTTTACAACAAGCCGCAGGCCAACATTCCGGAGGCCTGTGGTGGTAAGGCGCGCACGATGGGCGCCTATCGATTTTTTCAAAACGAGAAGGTAACCATGGATATTATTTTAGATGCACATACCGAGGCGACGATAGATCGCATAAAAGAACACAAGGTGGTTTTAGCGCCTCAGGACACGACCATTTTAGACTACAGCACGCATCCCATGACCAAAGACTTGGGGCCGACAAGCCATATAGATCACCAGAGCATTGGCTTGATTTTACATGATACATTGGCCTTTAGTGAGGATGGCACGCCGTTAGGCGTATTGGATGCCCAGGTATGGGCTCGTGATCCGAAGGATCGAGGCAAGACGCGTCGTCGGAAGGAATTACCCATTGAGCAAAAAGAGAGTATGAAATGGTTACGTAGTTATCGCCGGGTCAACGAGATCGCTAAGTTATGTCCGGAGACGCTTATCGTAAGCGTGGGCGATCGAGAGGCGGATATCTACGAATTATTTCATGAGGCTCAAAGGAAAGATAGCAAGGCAGGACTTTTGGTACGCGTGGGCAAGCGCCGCAATCGCAAAGTGGCCGGAATTGATCTGTGGGATTACATGTCCAGTCAAGAAGAGCGCGGTCAATTTCAAATTCATGTTCCTCGTAGGGGCAATATCAGGGCTCGTGAGGCCAAGATGTCCTTGCGTTATTCGTCGATAGACTTAGAACCGCCGAAACGATTTTCGTCCTCTAAGCCCATTAAGGTGTGGGCTGTTTATATCCGAGAGGTCGATCCGCCAGCTGATATTAAGAGTCCAATAGAGTGGATGTTATTGACCACGGTGTCGGTAGAGAATTTTACTGATGCCTATCAACGAGTGCAGTGGTACACTCGTCGTTGGGGTATCGAGATATATCATCGAACGCTCAAGAGCGGCTGCCGCATAAAAGATCGTCAATTAGGCAGTGCGGATCGTTTAGAGACGGCCTTAGCCGTGGATATGGTTGTAGCCTGGCGCATTTATCATATGACCATGTTAGGTCGTGAAATACCGGATTCGCCGGCGAGCGTATTTTTCAAAGAAGAGGAATGGAAAGCGTTGTATTGCTATGTGCATAAGACGCCCATAGCGCCGGAGGAGCCGATGAGTTTACGAGAAGCCATCCGTATGGTAGGTCAGATCGGAGGCCATTTAGGCAGAAAGAGTGATGGCGAGCCTGGCACAGTAACGCTCTGGCGAGGAATACAGCGATTGGATACGGCAACCGAGATGTATATTATTTTTACTTCAAGCCGAGACGGCCCATAA
- a CDS encoding MFS transporter, whose product MASNSSKKESRNPWLWVPSIYFAEGIPYIVVMMVSVIMYKRLGVSNTDIALYTSWLYLPWVIKPLWSPIVDLIKTKRFWILAMQLLIGAGLAGVGLTIPLPNFFKFTLIFFWLLAFSSATHDIAADGFYMLGLTQRQQAWFVGVRSTFYRFAMITGQGLLIIFAGYLESNTGLQSVQLNVLAEPGQSTVEMVNPDCLTIEPLQGELRIVHFPEDTLIVPTTPLKKEKADSILSFVRQWNVEHGFAVPDQRFVHKSKSEKSWWTNHVSEPLGNWIKENFGHHADPSLESDLTGNIGLIYFYLSNKPEADQEVVINFGRTAGDKSIFLLEGSAYGSRLIFNEQNWNKPAIAVIQLDPKLKHRSMATFTATAGNIPLAWSLTFLLMAALFIAFFIYHKMILPFPASDQPGATEGLANILREFIATFVEFFKKERIGLIIAFLLLYRLGESQLVKLASPFLLDAQEAGGLALTTGQVGFVYGTVGILALTLGGLLGGFLAARHGLKFWLWPMAIAINLPDAVYIYLSAAQPDSLFIINVCVAIEQFGYGFGFTAYMLYMIYASQGRHKTAHFAITTGFMALGMMIPGMFSGWIQELIGYHNFFIWVMIATIPGFLILPFIPLDKDFGKKNV is encoded by the coding sequence ATGGCTTCTAATTCATCTAAAAAAGAGTCGCGCAATCCCTGGTTGTGGGTGCCTTCCATCTACTTTGCCGAAGGGATTCCTTACATTGTTGTGATGATGGTTTCGGTTATCATGTACAAGCGGCTTGGCGTTTCCAATACGGATATTGCGCTGTACACCAGCTGGCTTTATCTACCCTGGGTGATTAAACCGCTGTGGAGCCCCATTGTCGATTTGATTAAGACCAAGCGCTTCTGGATTCTGGCCATGCAGTTATTGATTGGCGCCGGGCTGGCAGGCGTTGGCCTGACCATTCCCCTGCCCAACTTTTTTAAATTTACACTGATCTTTTTCTGGCTGCTGGCTTTTAGCTCGGCAACTCATGATATTGCCGCCGACGGTTTTTACATGCTGGGCTTGACGCAGCGCCAGCAGGCCTGGTTTGTGGGCGTCAGAAGCACCTTTTATCGGTTTGCCATGATTACCGGACAGGGACTTTTGATTATCTTTGCCGGTTATCTGGAGAGCAATACCGGCCTGCAAAGCGTTCAATTGAACGTGCTGGCCGAGCCCGGTCAATCTACGGTTGAAATGGTCAATCCGGATTGCCTGACCATTGAGCCGCTGCAGGGAGAGTTACGCATTGTGCACTTCCCTGAAGACACTTTAATCGTTCCGACCACTCCTCTAAAAAAAGAAAAAGCGGATTCCATTCTAAGTTTTGTACGCCAATGGAATGTTGAACACGGCTTTGCCGTTCCCGACCAGCGTTTTGTGCATAAAAGTAAAAGCGAAAAATCGTGGTGGACCAATCACGTCTCTGAACCGCTGGGCAACTGGATCAAAGAAAATTTTGGCCACCACGCCGATCCGAGCCTCGAAAGCGACCTGACCGGCAATATTGGTTTGATTTATTTTTACCTTTCGAATAAGCCGGAAGCGGATCAGGAGGTGGTGATCAATTTCGGCCGTACTGCGGGCGATAAGAGTATTTTTCTGCTGGAAGGCAGCGCTTATGGCAGCCGCCTGATCTTTAATGAACAAAACTGGAACAAACCAGCCATTGCGGTAATCCAGTTAGACCCCAAATTAAAACACCGCTCCATGGCCACGTTTACGGCAACAGCCGGCAACATTCCTCTGGCCTGGTCGCTCACCTTTTTGTTAATGGCTGCGCTCTTTATTGCCTTTTTCATCTACCATAAAATGATTTTACCTTTTCCGGCCAGCGATCAACCCGGAGCAACCGAGGGGCTGGCTAATATTTTACGCGAATTTATCGCCACGTTCGTTGAATTTTTCAAAAAAGAACGCATCGGTTTAATCATCGCCTTTTTGCTGCTTTACCGGCTTGGCGAATCGCAGCTGGTGAAGTTGGCCTCTCCCTTTCTGTTAGACGCTCAGGAAGCCGGAGGGCTGGCTCTGACCACGGGCCAGGTGGGTTTTGTTTATGGTACGGTGGGCATTCTGGCTTTGACTCTTGGCGGTTTGTTGGGCGGATTTTTAGCCGCCAGACACGGGTTAAAATTCTGGCTGTGGCCCATGGCAATTGCCATCAATTTACCCGATGCGGTGTACATCTATCTTTCCGCCGCCCAGCCAGATAGCCTTTTTATCATCAACGTTTGCGTGGCCATTGAACAGTTTGGCTACGGCTTTGGCTTTACGGCCTACATGCTGTACATGATTTACGCCTCGCAGGGTCGGCATAAAACAGCCCATTTTGCCATCACCACCGGTTTTATGGCCCTGGGCATGATGATACCGGGCATGTTCTCCGGCTGGATTCAGGAGCTGATCGGTTATCATAACTTTTTCATCTGGGTGATGATCGCCACCATCCCCGGTTTTCTGATTTTACCGTTCATTCCACTGGACAAAGATTTCGGCAAAAAGAATGTGTGA
- a CDS encoding SpoIID/LytB domain-containing protein: MLQKGVIPDKEPTINVGIVLPEDNYTSLAVTTPEDEDYQVEFSGKNFLLGPKSELFFKLQSNGILFKINDQDYLAPNEIRIYPVFKSDSLKPGQGLTLKNVVAGRGFHWKKYINVILPDAIILRFQENNLIVINELPMEKYLMCVATSEMGPKCPIALLEAQTIAARSWLLANVEQKHRHLGMDVCNDDCCQRYQGTTFLSEQSIMATENTRGQVLLFQDQICDARYSKSCGGVMESFETIWGGDPLPYFKVKADAEEEPAEWQKPLSNEDNFRKWLNSTPKTFCSPHVVPEDSLHNYLGKVDESGHYFRWEVTIDQKTLVNNLNRHFALNASAVKSMTAIKRGGSGRIGKLGVKYLDSNGQEREFILQKEYDVRLGLHPSFLYSSAIIIEAQNANADGVPQTFKYRGAGWGHGVGLCQIGALGMSLTGHTSQEIVMHYYPGSQLKRIY, encoded by the coding sequence ATGTTGCAAAAAGGCGTTATTCCAGACAAAGAACCAACGATTAATGTGGGCATTGTTTTGCCGGAAGATAATTATACTTCCCTGGCGGTAACCACGCCGGAAGATGAAGATTATCAGGTTGAATTCTCTGGCAAAAACTTTTTACTGGGGCCCAAAAGCGAACTATTTTTTAAACTTCAAAGCAATGGCATTCTTTTCAAAATAAATGATCAGGACTACCTGGCGCCCAATGAAATACGCATCTATCCCGTTTTTAAATCGGATTCTTTAAAACCCGGCCAGGGACTAACCTTAAAAAATGTGGTGGCCGGACGGGGGTTCCACTGGAAAAAATACATTAATGTCATTCTGCCCGATGCCATCATTCTGCGCTTTCAAGAGAACAACCTGATCGTGATAAATGAACTGCCCATGGAAAAATATCTGATGTGTGTGGCCACTTCGGAGATGGGCCCAAAGTGTCCCATTGCCTTGCTGGAGGCACAAACCATTGCCGCGCGCTCCTGGCTGCTGGCCAATGTGGAGCAAAAGCATCGTCATCTAGGAATGGATGTTTGCAATGACGATTGCTGTCAACGCTATCAGGGCACAACCTTTTTGAGCGAACAATCCATTATGGCCACAGAAAATACGCGCGGACAGGTGCTGCTATTTCAGGATCAAATCTGCGATGCGCGTTATTCCAAAAGCTGCGGCGGAGTGATGGAAAGTTTTGAAACCATCTGGGGAGGCGATCCCCTTCCCTACTTTAAAGTTAAAGCCGACGCCGAAGAAGAACCGGCGGAATGGCAAAAACCGCTTTCCAACGAAGATAATTTCCGCAAATGGCTGAACAGTACGCCTAAAACCTTTTGTTCGCCGCATGTGGTGCCGGAAGACAGTTTGCACAATTACCTGGGCAAGGTTGACGAATCCGGCCACTACTTTCGCTGGGAGGTTACCATCGATCAAAAGACGCTGGTTAACAATTTGAATCGCCATTTTGCCTTAAATGCCAGCGCGGTCAAATCAATGACCGCTATTAAACGCGGCGGTTCCGGCAGGATCGGTAAGTTAGGCGTAAAGTATCTGGATTCTAACGGGCAGGAAAGAGAATTTATTCTGCAAAAAGAATATGATGTCCGGCTTGGCCTGCATCCTTCTTTTCTCTACAGTTCGGCCATCATCATAGAAGCGCAAAACGCGAACGCAGACGGCGTTCCCCAAACTTTTAAATATCGCGGCGCAGGCTGGGGCCACGGCGTTGGCCTGTGTCAGATCGGCGCCCTGGGCATGTCTTTAACCGGACATACTTCTCAAGAAATCGTAATGCATTATTACCCTGGCAGTCAGTTAAAAAGGATTTATTAG